One segment of Sesamum indicum cultivar Zhongzhi No. 13 linkage group LG4, S_indicum_v1.0, whole genome shotgun sequence DNA contains the following:
- the LOC105160185 gene encoding peptidyl-prolyl cis-trans isomerase FKBP43-like: MAAEVEVKPGKRVLSSTNGKRLRITQASLGIGNAAEKTIVQCRIGRKNRPIILCALVPYIAESCCLELEFDEVHDMIFSVIGQRSIHLTGYFVHDNKPIFLDSDVTEDTEGDSYNSEDDEYEGSCIDDSELPVPAPSRIFSHQGKKNTEELRSKRLNKKLDVEFNQSDELNESKDEDTGNQGCEPKENKDVVEASLCQQQERDTKIGDQKEIPQQMESQEVVDDDAKDRERENGESKMEWCFVIVSRIAILLERTEHTQLTSLALIFSQMTLCKNGLPFELKTEKDQSLEEMMVITDSVKNKVVIGEDGTQLSQNMSDHIQANESKNVDDDLDHVLGVVSYENVSESKVNDIVSLMGSSIEDEAGNLKNAIEVVTIKQGLDISNKKDSPTHHDETMIDADTNTVPNSLPMDTQSKKRTLEKKKTPEHKKSKPEVEGSSGTNIWNAIQNEGKVVVYEPNEEKTVVYKQDDVTEKQCEAHSLSNGLIIEELTKRDPNGKLALRGRKVKIHFTGMYLYFLGV, encoded by the exons atggcTGCAG AAGTTGAGGTGAAGCCTGGGAAACGTGTCCTTTCTAGCACAAATGGTAAAAGACTTCGAATTACTCAG GCATCTTTGGGAATTGGTAATGCGGCGGAAAAGACCATTGTCCAATGTAGAATTGGGAGGAAGAACAGGCCAATTATCCTCTGCGCTTTGGTGCCGTATATAGCTGAGTCATGCTGTTTGGAGTTGGAATTTGACGAGGTACACGATATGATCTTCTCAGTGATTGGCCAACGGAGTATTCACCTGACGGGTTATTTTGTCCATGACAATAAACCTATTTTTCTAGACAGTGATGT TACTGAAGATACTGAAGGGGATTCTTATAACTCTGAAGATGATGAATATGAAGGCAGTTGTATTGATGACAGCGAGCTACCAGTTCCGGCACCTTCCCGGATATTCTCTCACCAag GGAAAAAGAACACCGAGGAACTTAGGTCTAAACGGCTTAACAAGAAACTTGACGTTGAGTTTAATCAAAGTGATGAGTTGAATGAGAGCAAAGACGAAGATACTGGCAATCAGGGTTGTGAACCGAAGGAAAACAAAGATGTAGTTGAGGCAAGCTTGTGTCAACAACAAGAAAG AGATACAAAAATAGGTGATCAAAAAGAAATTCCCCAACAGATGGAGTCCCAAGAagttgttgatgatgatgctaAAGATCGGGAACGAGAAAATGGTGAAAGCAAGATGGAATGGTGTTTCGTGATAGTGTCAAGAATAGCAATATTATTGGAGAGGACAGAACACACACAGCTCACATCACTTGCACTCATATTCAGCCAAATGACTCTATGTAAGAATGGACTTCCCTTTGAACTCAAAACAGAAAAAG ACCAATCACTGGAGGAGATGATGGTGATTACTGAtagtgtaaaaaataaagttgttaTTGGAGAGGATGGAACACAGTTATCACAGAACATGTCTGATCATATTCAAGCAAATGAGTCTAAAAATGT GGATGATGATCTAGACCATGTCCTTGGTGTTGTTAGCTATGAAAATGTCTCGGAATCAAAGGTGAATGATATAGTTTCATTGATGGGATCTTCAATTGAAGATGAGGctggaaatttaaaaaatgcaattgaaGTCGTAACGATAAAGCAAGGACTTGATATTTCTAACAAGAAGGATAGTCCAACACATCATGATGAAACAATGATTGATGC TGATACTAATACTGTACCTAACTCACTTCCCATGGATACTCAATCCAAGAAGAGGActttggagaaaaagaaaacacctGAGCATAAAAAAAGCAAACCCGAAGTTGAAGGTAGTTCTGGTACAAACATATGGAATGCAATTCAGAATGAGGGGAAGGTAGTTGTGTATGAgccaaatgaagaaaagacGGTCGTATACAAGCAGGATGATGTAACTGAAAAGCAATGTGAAGCACATTCTTTATCAAATGGGTTGATTATTGAAGAACTGACTAAGAGAGATCCTAATGGAAAATTAGCTCTGCGTGGAAGAAAG gtcaaaattcatttcacTGGAATGTacttatattttcttggagtttag